From one Pseudomonas sp. B21-048 genomic stretch:
- the rnk gene encoding nucleoside diphosphate kinase regulator, with translation MTAPSITLTRLDVQRLERLIDSLDDTLPGVIALQTELDRADTLVGHDEVPADVVTMNSRVHCREESSGKDYHLTLVYPKDANADEGRISILAPVGSALLGLKVGQHIDWPAPGGKTLKLTLLEVESQPANGGAFPE, from the coding sequence ATGACCGCACCTTCCATCACCCTTACCCGTCTGGACGTACAACGTCTGGAGCGCCTGATCGACAGCCTGGATGACACGCTGCCGGGCGTTATCGCGCTGCAAACCGAACTGGATCGCGCCGATACCCTGGTCGGTCACGATGAAGTGCCCGCCGATGTCGTGACCATGAATTCCCGTGTGCATTGCCGTGAAGAGAGCAGCGGCAAGGACTATCACCTGACCCTGGTTTACCCCAAGGATGCCAACGCCGACGAAGGCCGGATTTCCATTCTGGCGCCGGTGGGCAGTGCCTTGCTCGGCCTGAAGGTTGGCCAGCACATCGACTGGCCGGCACCTGGCGGCAAAACTCTGAAACTAACGTTGCTGGAAGTCGAATCGCAGCCGGCCAATGGCGGCGCCTTCCCGGAATGA
- a CDS encoding DUF1289 domain-containing protein, with amino-acid sequence MTQPAPVRPPKPLYSNVSPAVPSPCSGVCRLNEQKVCLGCFRHVEDIREWRSADDERRRVICAQAAQRQVLA; translated from the coding sequence GTGACCCAACCTGCGCCCGTTCGTCCGCCCAAACCGCTTTACAGCAATGTCAGCCCGGCGGTGCCTTCTCCGTGCAGCGGTGTGTGTCGGCTGAATGAACAGAAGGTCTGCCTGGGGTGTTTCCGCCATGTCGAAGATATTCGCGAATGGCGCTCGGCGGATGATGAACGACGGCGAGTGATTTGTGCGCAGGCTGCCCAACGCCAAGTCTTGGCTTAA
- the cyaY gene encoding iron donor protein CyaY codes for MSLTEARFHDLVDATQQTLEDIFDESGLDIDLESSAGVLTVKFENGSQLIFSRQEPLRQLWLAAASGGFHFDYDAESERWMCDKSEEQLGEMLERIVKQQADVELDFEGL; via the coding sequence ATGAGTTTGACCGAAGCACGTTTTCACGACCTGGTCGATGCAACCCAGCAGACGCTGGAGGATATTTTTGACGAGAGTGGCCTGGATATCGACCTTGAGAGCTCGGCCGGTGTGCTCACCGTCAAGTTCGAAAACGGCAGCCAATTGATCTTCAGTCGTCAGGAACCGCTGCGTCAGCTGTGGCTGGCGGCGGCATCCGGCGGTTTCCACTTCGATTACGACGCAGAGAGCGAGCGCTGGATGTGTGACAAGAGTGAAGAGCAGCTTGGTGAGATGCTTGAGCGCATCGTCAAGCAGCAAGCCGACGTTGAACTCGATTTCGAAGGTCTGTGA
- the lptM gene encoding LPS translocon maturation chaperone LptM yields MKRLISSLAALLAVACLVSACGQKGPLYLPDENQDPAEQAKSSQQTPSKAHKHDVY; encoded by the coding sequence ATGAAGCGCCTGATCTCTTCCCTTGCTGCGCTCCTCGCGGTTGCCTGCCTTGTATCGGCCTGTGGTCAAAAAGGCCCGCTGTACCTGCCTGATGAAAATCAGGACCCTGCAGAGCAAGCCAAATCGTCGCAGCAGACTCCGTCGAAAGCTCACAAGCACGACGTCTACTAA
- the lysA gene encoding diaminopimelate decarboxylase — translation MDAFNYRDGELFAEGVALSAIAERFGTPTYIYSRAHIEAQYLAYANALAGMPHLVCFAVKANSSLGVLNVLARLGAGFDIVSRGELERVLAAGGSADKIVFSGVGKTRDDMRRALEVGVHCFNVESTDELERLQVVAAELGVRAPISLRVNPDVDAGTHPYISTGLKENKFGIAIADAEDVYVRAAQLPNLEVVGVDCHIGSQLTTLPPFIDALDRLLGLVDRLGDCGIYLRHIDLGGGLGVRYRDEDPPSAADYIKAVRERLDGRDLALVFEPGRFIVANAGVLLTQVEYLKHTEHKDFAIVDAAMNDLIRPALYQAWMDVTAVRPRNSAARAYDIVGPICETGDFLAKDRQLALEEGDLLAVHSAGAYGFVMSSNYNTRGRAAEVLVDGDQAFEVRRRETVAELFAGESLLPE, via the coding sequence ATGGACGCTTTTAATTACCGTGACGGCGAGCTGTTCGCGGAAGGGGTTGCCCTGTCCGCCATCGCCGAACGTTTTGGTACACCGACTTATATCTACTCCCGTGCCCACATCGAAGCCCAGTATCTGGCCTACGCCAATGCGCTGGCCGGCATGCCGCACCTGGTCTGCTTTGCGGTCAAGGCCAACTCCAGCCTGGGCGTACTGAATGTCCTGGCGCGTTTGGGCGCCGGCTTCGACATCGTTTCCCGTGGCGAGCTGGAACGTGTACTGGCCGCAGGCGGCAGTGCCGACAAGATCGTGTTCTCCGGCGTCGGCAAGACCCGTGACGACATGCGTCGGGCGCTGGAAGTCGGCGTGCACTGCTTCAACGTCGAGTCCACCGATGAGCTCGAACGTCTGCAAGTGGTGGCCGCCGAGCTGGGCGTTCGCGCGCCGATCTCGTTGCGCGTGAACCCGGACGTCGATGCTGGCACTCACCCGTACATCTCCACCGGTCTCAAGGAAAACAAGTTCGGCATCGCCATTGCCGACGCCGAAGACGTGTACGTCCGTGCCGCACAACTGCCTAACCTGGAAGTGGTCGGCGTCGATTGCCACATCGGTTCGCAACTGACCACCCTGCCGCCATTCATCGACGCCCTCGACCGCCTGCTGGGCCTGGTCGACCGCCTCGGCGATTGCGGCATCTACCTGCGCCACATCGATCTCGGTGGTGGTTTGGGCGTGCGTTATCGTGATGAAGATCCGCCATCGGCTGCCGACTACATCAAAGCCGTGCGCGAGCGTCTCGACGGTCGTGACCTGGCGCTGGTGTTCGAGCCGGGCCGCTTCATCGTCGCCAACGCTGGCGTGCTGCTGACCCAGGTCGAGTACCTCAAGCATACCGAGCACAAAGATTTCGCCATCGTCGACGCGGCCATGAATGACCTGATCCGCCCGGCGCTGTATCAAGCCTGGATGGACGTCACCGCCGTACGCCCGCGCAACAGCGCCGCTCGCGCCTACGACATCGTCGGCCCGATCTGCGAAACCGGCGACTTCCTGGCCAAGGATCGTCAGCTGGCCCTGGAAGAAGGCGACCTGCTGGCCGTGCATTCGGCCGGTGCCTATGGGTTTGTCATGAGTTCCAACTACAACACCCGCGGCCGTGCCGCTGAAGTGTTGGTGGACGGTGATCAGGCATTTGAAGTGCGTCGCCGTGAGACGGTAGCCGAGTTGTTTGCTGGCGAAAGCCTGCTGCCGGAGTAA